The DNA window CTGTGCGTGTGGTGGTAAGCTCCAAGTCAATGGGGTGCCTACACACGTCACAGCTCTATGAATAAAACGGCGCGAGAGCGGAGCGGGAATGAGCTCCGCCACAAGCTCCACAaaagagagagatagagatgAAGAGAGAAGTAGAGTTGGCGACGTGGGAGTTTATGAACACTTGCATATGTGCAAGCACAGTCCGTCCTCAGTAcgcacaaacaaataaatgtttgatttGTCCCCATATACCgcttataattatttataggtttatttatttataggtTTGTTATGTGAATATGGCTTTATTAAGCTGCAATGTTAGTTACATAGGTATTCCAATAAATTGTAACCAGCCGTCAGGTACTTATTCACTATAGTCATTCCCAAGATTCCAGTTCCTCAGTAAGGTATGTACAAACATTGTTTTGTATGTAAGTACGTAGTTATGTAGCTACTGCAGCTCTGTTGGCTTTGTAATTATGTTAACATTGACTGACGTCAGGCGCGGGTCGTAATTTACATGTCTCTGCTCGTTggtgtttgtttggtttttgttgcagCAGTCACTGTTGCTTACCGCACATGATAATTATGGGAATGCAAGTGCTTTGTTTTCGCTGAATTTGCGGTTAATGAATTGGGAACACGTCCAGAATCACCGCAGGGGGTTGGAAAATGGGTCATGCATGTGGCTTTTTCTTAGGCTGGACTTTTAAGCAAGaaagaatgctatagtcgagttccccgactataagaaataaaaagttaaaagttaaatacttttcaacgagcctagtatacccttttactctacgagtaacgggtataataaatattaaaacccGTTATTGATTTGGAAACGTTTTTACCTTCGACAAGGATTGAAGATTACTTTGACATAATGGTAGGCTAGAAAGTTTGAAAACATCGTAATTAAATGCTTATATTTTACTAAGGTACTTGGTACTACATTTTAATGATCTTAATTATTCTTATTTCAAAGAAGAAAGAATGGTCCACAATAttgatgtatgtatgtatgtatgtatatatatttgatttaacgCTATATACGACAGTTGTAAAGCTAGGTATTTCtgctatttaaaaatgtaatgtagGGCAATGCACAGTTTGTCGGTTATAAGCGTGCAATGAGTAGATTTGATCGTACTGCCGATAAAAGACATGTTAATCGGCATTGGATCTATACCATTTGCCATACATATGATATATAAGGCCGACACAATAAGTGCTTGGCATACAACAATGTTTGCTactctgctgctgcttatCTTGGGGTCGACCAACATTTTGGCCACGGACTATATACTATTGGTTGAGGATCCAGATATCTACACGCCGTGCTTGGAAGGACCTCCTGGATCTGTTAGCCTGAATGAAGCCTTCGACGTTAGCGAAATGGAGGTTGAAATGGATGAGGAGGGGATTCATGTGTCCGGAAATATTACAGCTAGATGGAGCTTGCCGCGCTCGAATCGAATTTCTGTACGTTTATTAGGCCTAGCTTCTTTCGGTTTGTAACAAAAATTGCTTTATTCTTTAGGCAAAGATGAGTGTTCTCCACTTTAACCGCGGTAGCTGGGAGCCCACAGTATTTAACTCGCTCACGCCGGACTTTTGCGCTGTGATGTTCAATCCCAATCTGTTTTGGCATAAATACTGGTTCAAAAATTTTGAAAACCGCGAGGAGATCCAAGAAAAGTGCCTCGCTACGGAGGGTGTAAGTATAGTAAACTCGAACCCGATTTAGATACCGTTTCGAAATGGAGAACTCTTTTTAGACCGTTCTAGTGTACAACCCTTTCGTTGTGATTCCGCGACTAAATAATGTAATTGGACCCACCCTCAAAGGACGATATAAGGTAGTTTTCCTGTTCGAAGCATTCAACGAACATGACGAACGACAGCCTTCATCCGTGTGCTTCGAGATAACGGGAGATgctgaaaaaataaattgatagtTCGAGCTGTCGTAATGTGAGTTTACGGATACGATTTGGTCTTAATAATCCtaattggtaaaaaaaaacacaaatagcAATATATGTTACTTCCATCACtctaaataaaacaagagagaacgctatagtcgatttTCTTaactatcagatacccttAATCAGTGGGCGAACGAGTATAAACCACTCAACCGTCCAAAATACGAATTTCTTTTCGAAATAATGgaataattggaaaataagCTCTATATTGCAACTTGGTTTTGCTATGAATAACTACAAAGCTATTTGTAAACtgattataaatatgtattttattttacatttagcAAATCAGATATCGTTGAATTCCTaacaattaaatgttattaacaACATTGTTGAGCACTTATataatcaattaaaaagtataatGACCCATGGTCTACCTAAATTAAAAGTTAACACGCATACCATGAAAATACGGAATATGCCAAACTTATTTTGATGACATCCGCGACACCCACAATGTAATGTTATTTCTAAATTGTGACAGACTGTTTCCCCTTCTACAAATCCTATATAAGGTAAGATCTcatcatttaaaaatgtttgcagtGCTGGTGGTTGCGTTTGTAAATTGTCGCAGCGCTTGAGCCACGGATTTCCAATTGCTGGTCGGAGATCCGGAAGTATAGACGACATTTATGAATACCCCGCACGGTTAGATTACCGTCATGAAAGCAATCGATATGGAAAATAGGATTTTTTACCTAGACTAAAACGAACGGTGCCTTCCGCGCCTTAGACCGCTTTCGAAATAGAAGTAACTAAGCTGAACAGGACTCCCAATTTCCAATACAAGGAAGTGCGAAGTTTAAGGAAATACAAGTAAAGTGAATCGCAAAAAAAGACTTGGGTAACGTACAAGTAAATAAATGATGGTTCACAATTCAATGTCAATGGCATTTAGAGCCTCTTTCGTGCTTAATCCGTTTATTATGCACCTACCTGTATTACAACATAAGAGCTTTCTGTCGCGGTCGCTATAAACCGATTTTGGAGTATTcaataattatacccgttactcgttgagtaaaagggtatactagattcgttgaagagtatgtaacaggcagaaggaagcgtttccgaccatataaagtatatatattcttgatcaggatcaatagccgagtcgatctggccatgtccgtctgtccgtccgtccgtctgtccgtccgtctgtccgtctgtctgtccgtatgaacgtcgagatctcaagaactacaaaagctagaaagttgatattaagcatacagactccagagacatagaagcagcgcaagtttgtcgatttatgttgccatgcccactctaacgcccacaaaccgcccaaaactgccacgcccacacttttgaaaaaagttttgatattttttcatttttgtattggtcttgtaaatttctatcgttttgccaaaaaacatgTATTTAATCATATGAACTCCGCACCCCGCACCGCGCACCACGCACCCCGAACCACCCAACTTGTTTTGGGTAAATTTTTGTTACATGTACTTCATTacaccccgcaccccgcaccatGGACCACGCACCACGCACCCCGGACCCCGCACCCCGGACCCAGCACCCCGGACCCAGCACCCCGGACCACCCAACTTGTTTTGGGTAAATTTTTGTTACATGTACTTCATTacaccccgcaccccgcaccatGAACCACGCACCACGCACCCCGGACCCCGCACCCCGGACCCAGCACCCCGGACCCAGCACCCCGGACCCAGCACCCCGGACCCCGCACCAAGCACCCCGCACGCCGGACCCCGCTCACCGGACCCCGCACCCCggaatttttatacccgttactcgtagagtaaaagggtatactagattcgttgaaaagtatgtaacaggcagaaggaagcgtttccgaccatataaagtatatatattcttgatcaggatcaatagccgagtcgatctggccatgtccgtctgtccgtccgtccgtctgtccgtccgtctgtccgtctgtctgtccgtatgaacgtcgagatctcaggaactacaaaagctagaaagttgagattaagtatacagacccagggacatagacgcagcgcaagtttgtcgattcatgttgccacgcccactctaacgcccacaaaccgcccaaagctgccacgcccacacttttgaaaaatgttttgaaattttttcatttttgtattggccttgtaaatttctatcgatttgccaaaaaactttttgccacgcccactctaacgcccacaaaccgcccaaagctgctactcccacacttttgaaaaatgttttgatatgttttcatttttgtattagtcttgtaaaattctatcgatttgccaaaaaactttctgccacgcccactacaacgcctacaaaccgccaaaaactgtgtttaaggctctgcttctcccttccactagctgagtaacgggtatcagatagtcggggaactcgactatagcgttctctcttgtttttgattattttcaattctataattttttttttccagtttctATTAATATGCCGCAAAGAATGTCGAACTTTCTCGATCACACtaccactagctgagtaacgggtatctcaTAGTCGACTATTGcgttctcttgttttttttattaccaataatgatttattgattttgaaataaataattaatccAATTATATATCCCATGTTTTGAGTTTTCGTGGCTAATCTGCTGATTGCGCATTAAATTGTATGCAGTTATGTGaggaattaaaaataaaacttgtttCTCCCGATAATTAATTCCTATATAAGTTCGAGTACATTTTTACGATAATATCTGGGATTATGGACGGTGTAATGTTAATCCGAGATTAGCTCTAATTAGCTCGGCAATTGCTATATAACGGCGAATCAGCAATATCTAGCCAGGCCGAAATGTATCAAACTCTGTTGATTCTCTTTGTGGCCCTGGCCATTACCTGGGCAACGGATTATAACGCACTAATTGAGGATCAGGGCATTTACGTGCAGTGTTCAGAAGCTCCAGCCGGTTCCCTTGGCCCCCACGATGGATTTAATCTTGACAATATGGAGATGAATATGGAGCCAGAAGGCATTTACGTATCGGGAAATATGACAGTTAAACTAAACTTTTCACTCTCCGATCGAATTTCCGTAAGCAATAGTTGTCCGAAACAGGAGGAGTTGAGCTTGAGGACTCATCAGGACTTAATCCCATTTCAGGCCAGGTTTAGCGTAATGCACTATGAACGTGGTACTTGGCAACCCACAATGTTTAACCTTCACTCCGCGAACTTTTGTGAGGTGATGTTTGACGAAGATCAATACTGGTTCAAGTATTGGTTTAAACACATACGAAACCGTGAGGAGGTCCGtgaaaaatgcttaaaagTGAAAGATGTGAGTATGTTCATTTTTCTGGTTGCTTCACTTTGGCGAACTTGCTTTTCATTTCAGACCGTGCTGGTGTATAATGAGTTTTTGATGGTCCTGCAACTTGAAAATGTCAATACATCAAACTTACAGGGACGCTATAAGGCGGTGATTACTCTAGAGGCTTTCGATGAACATGATGTGCGACGACCAACATCCTTTTGTGTTGAAATAAGAGGCGACCTTGAGAGGGTTAAGTAGCTACAAAATTTTTGACTTCTtcaagtttttcaatttttttttttaatatgaTTTTCTAGCCAATTTAcccattaaataaatatacaccTATGCGACAAATAACCCCATTTTTGTttcaatatataatttttctaGTTCCAAAGGTGTTACATATGTGTACAAGATACCACCCCATTACAAACGGTTTGGTAatgttatacatatattattatccTTGATTTCAAGATAAATTTGAGATGAATTTACCGATTTCAGACGATGTAACGATAATCCAAATCCAAACTGCTTTAGAAGAGTAACTACGGCTTGTTATAAAGTCGACTTTGGGATTATGGAAAACATTGAAGCTGTTGTTATTAAAACACTAACATAGAAAAACACAGCATAGGAAAAATAAACTCATAGTCGACAAGATGAACAGAAAACACCATAAAATGTCTGCTCTCGGTAGCGCCATGCACAATC is part of the Drosophila yakuba strain Tai18E2 chromosome 2R, Prin_Dyak_Tai18E2_2.1, whole genome shotgun sequence genome and encodes:
- the LOC6530309 gene encoding uncharacterized protein LOC6530309 isoform X1; the protein is MLIGIGSIPFAIHMIYKADTISAWHTTMFATLLLLILGSTNILATDYILLVEDPDIYTPCLEGPPGSVSLNEAFDVSEMEVEMDEEGIHVSGNITARWSLPRSNRISAKMSVLHFNRGSWEPTVFNSLTPDFCAVMFNPNLFWHKYWFKNFENREEIQEKCLATEGTVLVYNPFVVIPRLNNVIGPTLKGRYKVVFLFEAFNEHDERQPSSVCFEITGDAEKIN
- the LOC6530309 gene encoding uncharacterized protein LOC6530309 isoform X2: MFATLLLLILGSTNILATDYILLVEDPDIYTPCLEGPPGSVSLNEAFDVSEMEVEMDEEGIHVSGNITARWSLPRSNRISAKMSVLHFNRGSWEPTVFNSLTPDFCAVMFNPNLFWHKYWFKNFENREEIQEKCLATEGTVLVYNPFVVIPRLNNVIGPTLKGRYKVVFLFEAFNEHDERQPSSVCFEITGDAEKIN
- the LOC6530309 gene encoding uncharacterized protein LOC6530309 isoform X3 encodes the protein MSIWSTNILATDYILLVEDPDIYTPCLEGPPGSVSLNEAFDVSEMEVEMDEEGIHVSGNITARWSLPRSNRISAKMSVLHFNRGSWEPTVFNSLTPDFCAVMFNPNLFWHKYWFKNFENREEIQEKCLATEGTVLVYNPFVVIPRLNNVIGPTLKGRYKVVFLFEAFNEHDERQPSSVCFEITGDAEKIN
- the LOC6530309 gene encoding uncharacterized protein LOC6530309 isoform X4 gives rise to the protein MSIYIYTPCLEGPPGSVSLNEAFDVSEMEVEMDEEGIHVSGNITARWSLPRSNRISAKMSVLHFNRGSWEPTVFNSLTPDFCAVMFNPNLFWHKYWFKNFENREEIQEKCLATEGTVLVYNPFVVIPRLNNVIGPTLKGRYKVVFLFEAFNEHDERQPSSVCFEITGDAEKIN
- the LOC6530310 gene encoding uncharacterized protein LOC6530310 isoform X1, with translation MYQTLLILFVALAITWATDYNALIEDQGIYVQCSEAPAGSLGPHDGFNLDNMEMNMEPEGIYVSGNMTVKLNFSLSDRISARFSVMHYERGTWQPTMFNLHSANFCEVMFDEDQYWFKYWFKHIRNREEVREKCLKVKDTVLVYNEFLMVLQLENVNTSNLQGRYKAVITLEAFDEHDVRRPTSFCVEIRGDLERVNSKGVTYVYKIPPHYKRFDDVTIIQIQTALEE
- the LOC6530310 gene encoding uncharacterized protein LOC6530310 isoform X3, giving the protein MYQTLLILFVALAITWATDYNALIEDQGIYVQCSEAPAGSLGPHDGFNLDNMEMNMEPEGIYVSGNMTVKLNFSLSDRISARFSVMHYERGTWQPTMFNLHSANFCEVMFDEDQYWFKYWFKHIRNREEVREKCLKVKDTVLVYNEFLMVLQLENVNTSNLQGRYKAVITLEAFDEHDVRRPTSFCVEIRGDLERFQRCYICVQDTTPLQTV
- the LOC6530310 gene encoding uncharacterized protein LOC6530310 isoform X2 — encoded protein: MYQTLLILFVALAITWATDYNALIEDQGIYVQCSEAPAGSLGPHDGFNLDNMEMNMEPEGIYVSGNMTVKLNFSLSDRISARFSVMHYERGTWQPTMFNLHSANFCEVMFDEDQYWFKYWFKHIRNREEVREKCLKVKDTVLVYNEFLMVLQLENVNTSNLQGRYKAVITLEAFDEHDVRRPTSFCVEIRGDLERFQRCYICVQDTTPLQTVW